In a genomic window of Occallatibacter riparius:
- a CDS encoding UDP-glucose dehydrogenase family protein, with protein MPNRNLELCMMDRSGGQGTRIAVVGCGYVGLVAAVCFAEIGHSVICVDNDAAKIRALQAGQIPIHEEHLAELLALQSSASLRFTTSIAEAVRASDAVFIAVGTPPLDNGHADLSFIEEVAAEISGAIDSYKVIVEKSTVPVYTSDWISKILRRNGVDPSAADVVSNPEFLREGTAVRDFLCPDRIIVGTCSDQAFRVMTSIYGPLLDGSYYRRRASADFLSHNPTAPPLVRTSPASAELIKHASNAFLALKISYVNTIASMCEIAGADVDEVAHGMGLDRRIGQQFLSAGLGYGGSCFPKDLKAFRSLGHEMGVDVALLREVERINERQIDGFMGKIRSIMWNLRNKKLAVLGLAFKGGTDDVRESPAIKLVRQLLAEGCEIVAFDPAAMTTARRVLPEEGISYVDNALDAMNDADALLVLTDWPEFREIDPQAMKVQLAQPIVFDARNLLDRELMMQRGFTYVSIGRPAVEECEEPVALRRRA; from the coding sequence ATGCCAAATCGCAATCTCGAACTCTGCATGATGGATCGATCAGGCGGCCAGGGAACTCGTATCGCGGTTGTGGGTTGTGGGTACGTGGGGCTGGTCGCGGCAGTTTGCTTCGCCGAGATCGGCCATTCCGTCATTTGTGTCGATAACGACGCCGCCAAGATTCGCGCATTGCAGGCGGGTCAAATACCCATACACGAGGAACATCTGGCTGAACTTCTGGCATTGCAGAGTTCAGCTTCGCTCAGATTCACTACGTCGATAGCCGAGGCTGTGAGGGCATCAGACGCGGTGTTCATCGCTGTGGGGACGCCCCCTCTTGATAATGGCCACGCGGACCTATCATTCATCGAGGAGGTTGCGGCCGAAATCAGTGGAGCCATCGACTCGTACAAGGTGATTGTCGAGAAGAGCACAGTGCCTGTTTATACGAGCGATTGGATCTCCAAGATCCTGCGGCGCAATGGTGTGGATCCGAGTGCAGCAGATGTAGTGTCGAATCCTGAGTTCCTTCGCGAGGGTACGGCGGTACGGGATTTTTTGTGTCCCGATAGAATCATCGTCGGGACTTGCAGCGATCAGGCATTCCGCGTGATGACGTCGATCTATGGCCCACTGCTGGACGGCAGCTATTATCGGCGGCGCGCATCTGCTGATTTTTTGTCGCACAATCCAACGGCGCCTCCACTGGTGCGGACGAGTCCTGCAAGCGCGGAGCTGATCAAGCACGCTTCGAACGCTTTTCTTGCGCTGAAGATCAGCTACGTTAACACGATTGCAAGCATGTGCGAGATTGCTGGAGCAGATGTAGATGAAGTCGCGCATGGCATGGGGCTGGACCGGCGCATCGGTCAGCAGTTCTTGTCTGCTGGGCTGGGCTACGGTGGCTCGTGTTTTCCAAAAGACCTCAAGGCTTTTCGCTCACTCGGCCATGAGATGGGAGTGGATGTGGCACTGCTCCGGGAAGTGGAGCGCATCAATGAGCGTCAGATCGACGGATTCATGGGGAAGATTCGGTCGATCATGTGGAATCTTCGCAACAAGAAGCTAGCTGTTCTTGGCCTGGCCTTCAAGGGAGGCACGGATGATGTGCGCGAATCGCCTGCCATTAAGCTTGTTCGGCAACTGCTCGCGGAAGGCTGCGAAATCGTGGCCTTTGACCCTGCCGCAATGACGACAGCGCGGAGAGTGCTTCCGGAAGAAGGGATTAGCTACGTCGACAACGCACTGGACGCGATGAATGATGCGGACGCGCTGCTGGTGCTGACTGACTGGCCCGAATTCAGAGAGATTGATCCCCAGGCAATGAAAGTACAGCTCGCGCAGCCGATCGTGTTCGATGCGCGCAACCTGCTGGACCGCGAGTTGATGATGCAGCGTGGCTTCACTTACGTCAGCATTGGCCGACCAGCTGTGGAAGAGTGCGAAGAACCGGTTGCGCTGCGAAGAAGAGCCTGA
- a CDS encoding PCYCGC domain-containing protein: MKKLLSRRSLLATSAVIFTVASYAQWTNPADDVPAYHPSAPLKVSALPPVLSGDKLTGENFRYPWQVHVYQQTAKVGNVIYQLPCNCRCDRALGHTSLRSCFETLHGTECSTCAKEGFYAYQQTKLGKTPAEIRAGIAKHAYESIDLEKQ; encoded by the coding sequence ATGAAGAAACTTCTCAGCCGCCGCTCACTCCTCGCCACAAGTGCGGTGATCTTCACAGTGGCCAGTTACGCCCAGTGGACAAACCCGGCGGACGATGTACCGGCCTACCATCCTTCGGCGCCGCTGAAAGTTAGCGCTCTGCCGCCGGTCCTCTCCGGCGACAAACTGACCGGCGAGAACTTCCGCTATCCCTGGCAGGTGCACGTCTACCAGCAGACGGCCAAGGTCGGAAACGTGATCTATCAGCTTCCCTGCAACTGCCGTTGCGACCGCGCCCTCGGTCACACCAGCCTCCGGAGCTGCTTTGAGACGCTTCACGGAACCGAGTGCTCCACCTGCGCAAAAGAAGGCTTTTATGCCTATCAGCAGACGAAGCTAGGTAAGACCCCGGCGGAGATTCGGGCTGGAATTGCGAAGCACGCCTACGAATCCATCGATCTCGAGAAGCAGTGA
- a CDS encoding DinB family protein: MQNSVRVAGRVLAVCLLAGLPALSTAQGADSKQAKPAVGTAQPPAQIYGKLLSGMEKEFVDLAEAMPEDKYSFVPSTGEFAKVRSFGDQVKHIAEANWYFFGGPTITDEQLKTKSDAIEKLTSKADILQALKDSFKQAHALVDETTAGNAFTTTAHGTRAGMTSFGLAHMMDHYGQLVVYLRMNGIVPPASRGGNM, translated from the coding sequence ATGCAAAACAGCGTTCGTGTCGCGGGCCGCGTGCTCGCAGTTTGTCTTTTGGCCGGTCTGCCGGCGCTGTCAACTGCCCAGGGCGCAGACAGTAAGCAGGCCAAGCCCGCCGTCGGCACTGCACAGCCCCCTGCCCAGATCTACGGCAAGCTTCTCTCAGGCATGGAGAAGGAGTTCGTGGACCTAGCCGAAGCCATGCCCGAAGACAAATATAGCTTTGTGCCCAGCACCGGAGAATTCGCCAAAGTACGCTCGTTCGGCGACCAGGTGAAGCACATCGCCGAAGCCAACTGGTACTTCTTCGGCGGTCCGACGATTACCGATGAGCAGTTGAAGACCAAGAGCGATGCCATCGAGAAGCTCACCAGCAAGGCCGACATTCTTCAGGCCCTGAAGGACTCGTTCAAGCAGGCCCACGCCCTTGTGGATGAAACGACCGCAGGAAATGCCTTCACCACCACAGCCCATGGAACCCGGGCAGGAATGACCTCATTCGGACTCGCGCACATGATGGACCACTACGGCCAACTGGTGGTCTACCTCAGGATGAACGGGATCGTACCCCCCGCCAGTCGCGGCGGGAATATGTAG
- a CDS encoding response regulator — MRVLVVDDEKSIADSLCLILQARGHRARAAYSAEEAIVVSDEFTPDVMISDVVMPGMNGLDLAIYFSERYPTCKVLLISGNAIGFGLVEESVRRGHYHTILPKPIHPVQILQFLTTCASAA; from the coding sequence ATGCGAGTCTTGGTCGTTGATGACGAGAAATCGATCGCAGATAGTCTGTGCCTGATTCTCCAGGCCAGAGGCCACAGGGCACGTGCCGCTTACTCCGCCGAAGAAGCGATCGTTGTATCGGATGAGTTCACGCCGGATGTCATGATCTCAGACGTGGTCATGCCTGGCATGAACGGATTGGACCTCGCCATCTACTTCTCCGAGCGGTATCCAACATGCAAGGTGCTCCTCATCTCGGGCAACGCCATCGGCTTTGGCTTGGTTGAGGAGTCGGTTCGCCGCGGCCACTATCACACGATTCTCCCCAAGCCGATTCACCCGGTACAGATACTGCAGTTTCTGACTACCTGCGCCTCCGCGGCCTGA
- a CDS encoding cysteine desulfurase family protein: protein MVASPADPRLTRVYMDANATTPLLPEVVQAMHPYWMEHFGNASSIHLHGQQARRGVDQAREILAEFFNCHAAEVVFNSGGTEGDNSAIFGLLRRGDHFVTTAIEHSAVLQSAEKVAERGVEVSYIAPQPSGLIEPGDVRAALRPNTRLISVMLANNETGVIQPVEEIGRIAKDAGAFFHVDGVQAAGKIPIDVRKIGCHLLSISGHKMHAPKGVGAMFVRRGTPVESLLVGGSHERRRRAGTENVAGIVGLGKAAELAMSALEDGTIERVARLRDRLEDEILRLPGAGVNGAGADGRPVARVANTTNIWFNNLEGEALVIALDLKGVAVSGGSACHSGATEPSHVLMAMGLDKTRARASLRFSLLKTTTDADVDHVLSVVPAAVKQLRAVSPVEAGTLG from the coding sequence ATGGTCGCTTCGCCGGCAGATCCGCGGCTGACCCGGGTCTATATGGATGCCAACGCCACTACGCCTCTGCTGCCGGAAGTGGTGCAGGCGATGCATCCCTATTGGATGGAGCACTTCGGGAATGCATCCTCGATTCACTTGCATGGGCAGCAGGCTCGCAGGGGAGTGGATCAGGCCCGCGAGATACTGGCGGAGTTTTTCAACTGCCATGCTGCGGAGGTGGTCTTCAACTCCGGCGGAACCGAAGGCGACAATAGCGCTATTTTCGGGCTTCTGCGCCGGGGCGATCACTTTGTGACGACGGCGATTGAGCACTCGGCAGTGCTGCAGTCGGCTGAGAAGGTGGCGGAGCGCGGCGTCGAGGTGAGTTATATCGCGCCCCAACCGAGCGGACTCATTGAGCCGGGCGATGTACGTGCTGCGCTTCGGCCCAATACCCGGCTGATCAGCGTGATGCTGGCGAATAATGAGACAGGCGTGATCCAGCCGGTGGAGGAGATCGGAAGGATCGCCAAGGATGCGGGCGCGTTCTTCCATGTGGATGGGGTGCAGGCCGCGGGCAAGATCCCTATCGACGTGCGCAAGATTGGGTGCCACCTGCTGTCAATCAGTGGCCACAAGATGCATGCTCCGAAGGGTGTTGGAGCGATGTTTGTCCGCCGGGGAACACCGGTCGAAAGCCTGCTGGTGGGCGGGAGCCACGAACGGCGACGCCGCGCCGGGACGGAGAATGTTGCGGGGATTGTGGGGCTTGGCAAGGCGGCCGAACTGGCGATGAGCGCTCTCGAGGATGGCACGATTGAGCGGGTCGCCCGGCTGCGCGACCGGTTGGAAGACGAGATTTTGCGGCTGCCGGGTGCAGGCGTGAACGGGGCCGGTGCGGATGGAAGGCCTGTAGCTCGCGTCGCCAATACGACGAATATCTGGTTCAACAACTTGGAGGGCGAGGCGCTGGTGATTGCGCTCGATCTCAAGGGCGTGGCGGTTTCGGGTGGTTCAGCTTGCCACTCGGGGGCCACCGAGCCTAGCCACGTGCTGATGGCGATGGGCCTGGACAAGACGCGGGCGCGGGCGAGCCTGCGCTTCAGCCTGCTGAAGACCACGACCGATGCCGATGTAGACCATGTTCTTTCTGTGGTGCCGGCAGCGGTGAAGCAGCTCAGAGCGGTTTCGCCGGTTGAAGCGGGGACGCTGGGGTGA
- the mnmA gene encoding tRNA 2-thiouridine(34) synthase MnmA — MPYNETIAVAMSGGVDSSTVAAILARMDPGTSVVGLTLQLWDQTRLAGKHGIPEAPKAGRCCSLDDVYDARRVAEHLGIPYYVVNQEERFEADVVRPFVSEYLAGRTPIPCSLCNNHLKFDQLLKTARSIGASRIATGHYAINEYDPKRERWILKRPADLAKDQTYFLFGLTQEQLAHTLFPLGRMVKPEVRAAAREHGLALAEKPDSQEICFIPGGDYKQFLTAYLEEQGEAMPDTAGELVTTDGRVLGRHESISGFTVGQRKGLKVASPTPLYVIQIDSASHRVTVGADEELATRELRANRVNWISVAELKAPMRVKIKIRHRHEPAWATLAPAENGEVTAVFDEAQRAVTPGQSAVFYDGDEVVGGGWIL; from the coding sequence ATGCCATACAACGAGACCATTGCCGTTGCCATGTCGGGAGGAGTCGACTCGTCGACCGTTGCGGCGATCCTCGCGCGGATGGATCCCGGCACATCAGTCGTGGGGCTCACGCTTCAGCTCTGGGACCAGACGCGGCTGGCAGGAAAGCATGGAATTCCCGAGGCTCCGAAGGCCGGACGGTGCTGCTCACTGGATGATGTGTATGACGCGCGGCGCGTGGCTGAGCATCTCGGCATTCCCTACTACGTGGTGAACCAGGAAGAGCGGTTCGAAGCTGATGTGGTGCGGCCGTTCGTGAGCGAGTATCTGGCTGGACGGACGCCGATTCCGTGTTCGCTCTGCAACAACCATCTCAAGTTCGATCAGTTGCTGAAGACAGCGCGGTCGATTGGGGCGAGCCGCATTGCCACGGGGCACTACGCGATCAACGAGTATGACCCGAAGCGTGAGCGCTGGATCCTGAAGCGGCCTGCAGACCTGGCGAAGGATCAGACGTATTTCCTGTTCGGGCTCACCCAGGAGCAGCTTGCGCACACGCTGTTTCCACTGGGGCGCATGGTCAAGCCTGAGGTGCGGGCGGCAGCGCGCGAGCACGGACTGGCGCTAGCGGAGAAGCCGGATTCGCAGGAGATCTGCTTTATCCCGGGCGGCGATTATAAGCAGTTTCTGACGGCTTATCTCGAAGAGCAGGGCGAAGCGATGCCCGACACTGCGGGCGAACTGGTGACTACCGACGGCCGCGTGCTGGGGCGGCATGAGAGCATCTCTGGCTTCACCGTGGGACAGCGCAAGGGATTAAAGGTGGCTTCGCCGACGCCGCTCTACGTGATCCAGATCGACTCGGCGAGCCACCGGGTGACCGTGGGCGCCGACGAGGAACTGGCGACGCGCGAGCTTCGCGCGAACCGGGTGAACTGGATCAGCGTTGCCGAACTGAAGGCGCCGATGCGGGTGAAGATCAAGATCCGCCACCGGCACGAGCCGGCGTGGGCCACGCTTGCGCCTGCCGAGAACGGAGAGGTGACAGCGGTGTTCGACGAGGCGCAGCGGGCGGTGACGCCGGGCCAGTCGGCTGTCTTCTACGACGGAGACGAGGTTGTGGGCGGCGGCTGGATACTCTAG
- a CDS encoding porin, whose protein sequence is MSRKSFPISHAFLLLMFPILAAPIVAQDQQSSQPAPSSEPSVPVPLPTPSITGPLQGAPPHTVDSGPLGKISINGVLTGFGVGQSCPVAGDSDGHAALNNGQVWAQKVDGWWQFYVQAGAYNVLAVGAPFLATEKNITDLWSPVPVAYLKLVPAKNTSIQIGSLPALLGAEYTFDFQNMNVERGLLWTQANAINRGVQVNQAMGKFAASLSWNDGYYSNRYSWLSGSLSYTNGPHSIAFQGMGNLSQTAYRTTATPVQNNGRMYALTYTYTKGNWIVMPAWQYGDVPTNAAAGVARGAATQGGALFVSRTFKHGFSLAGRGEYLGSTGSAAENSVNLIYGPGSAAWSLTGTPAWQKKVFFMRGDVSYVRASSIAADSAFGAEGTKADQTRGVLEVGFLF, encoded by the coding sequence GTGTCACGCAAATCGTTCCCGATCTCGCACGCATTCCTCCTCCTGATGTTTCCGATTCTCGCCGCGCCCATCGTTGCCCAAGATCAGCAATCGTCTCAGCCAGCACCGAGTTCGGAGCCTTCCGTTCCGGTGCCGCTGCCGACGCCTTCGATTACCGGGCCATTGCAGGGTGCGCCGCCGCATACGGTGGATTCGGGTCCGCTGGGGAAGATCAGCATCAATGGTGTGCTCACCGGATTTGGCGTGGGTCAGAGCTGTCCCGTGGCGGGAGATAGCGACGGCCATGCGGCGCTGAATAATGGCCAGGTGTGGGCGCAGAAGGTGGATGGTTGGTGGCAGTTCTACGTGCAGGCGGGCGCGTATAACGTGCTCGCGGTTGGAGCGCCGTTTCTCGCGACCGAGAAGAACATTACGGACCTTTGGAGCCCTGTGCCGGTGGCGTATCTGAAGCTGGTTCCGGCGAAGAACACGTCGATCCAGATTGGTTCGCTGCCCGCGCTGCTGGGCGCGGAGTACACCTTCGATTTCCAGAACATGAATGTTGAGCGCGGGCTGCTGTGGACGCAGGCGAATGCAATCAATCGCGGGGTTCAGGTGAACCAAGCGATGGGGAAGTTTGCAGCTTCACTGAGCTGGAATGACGGGTACTATTCGAATCGGTATTCGTGGCTGAGCGGATCGCTGAGCTACACGAACGGGCCGCACAGTATTGCGTTCCAGGGTATGGGAAACCTGTCGCAGACGGCTTACCGGACAACGGCTACGCCGGTGCAGAACAACGGAAGGATGTATGCGTTGACCTACACGTATACGAAAGGCAACTGGATCGTGATGCCGGCGTGGCAGTATGGCGATGTTCCGACGAATGCTGCGGCGGGCGTGGCGCGTGGAGCGGCGACGCAGGGAGGCGCGCTGTTTGTCAGCCGCACGTTCAAGCATGGCTTCTCGCTGGCGGGACGCGGGGAGTATCTCGGGAGCACCGGCTCGGCCGCGGAGAACTCAGTGAATCTGATCTACGGGCCGGGGAGCGCGGCCTGGTCGCTGACAGGCACGCCGGCGTGGCAGAAGAAGGTCTTCTTCATGCGCGGGGATGTTTCGTATGTGCGTGCGAGTTCGATTGCGGCGGATAGTGCGTTTGGAGCGGAGGGGACGAAGGCAGATCAAACGCGCGGAGTGCTGGAGGTTGGGTTCCTGTTCTGA
- a CDS encoding HD domain-containing phosphohydrolase: MALNLAQPAPENTTLTLVDREGRPVSRTRRAPHILVVDDEGPVRSMIGATLERQGYQVQLAGSGREATDALERAPFDLVLTDIVMQDVNGIALLERIRSQFPRIPVVMVSAIHDISVAIDSMRRGAYDYLLKPFEREHLVATVTRALEYRTALEENQNYQLSLEQVVQARTELLQQAMEDLEHSYDITLEALGDALDLKDSETEGHSKRVTAYTIALARAMGIKPAEIKVIARGAFLHDIGKMAIPDDILRKPGALSQEEQDVMREHCTRGYHILRKIPFLSEAAEIVFAHQEKFDGTGYPNGLNGAEIPIGARIFAVADALDAITSDRPYRRARSFDVAREEILRCSGTQFDPAVVEVFLKIPNELWHELRNEITGRHMRFSTFDISHAPMPRNLPRPEAEKKTS, from the coding sequence TTGGCACTGAACTTGGCACAGCCCGCACCGGAGAACACCACGCTCACCCTCGTGGATCGCGAGGGCCGTCCCGTGTCGCGCACACGCCGCGCCCCCCACATCCTGGTGGTGGACGACGAAGGTCCGGTTCGTTCCATGATCGGTGCCACTCTTGAACGCCAGGGCTACCAGGTCCAACTCGCCGGAAGCGGCCGCGAGGCCACCGACGCTCTCGAACGGGCCCCCTTCGACCTCGTACTCACCGACATTGTCATGCAGGATGTTAACGGCATCGCCCTGCTTGAACGTATCCGCTCCCAGTTCCCCAGAATTCCGGTCGTGATGGTATCGGCCATCCACGACATCAGCGTTGCCATCGACTCCATGCGCCGCGGAGCCTATGACTACCTGCTCAAGCCCTTCGAGCGCGAGCACCTGGTTGCCACCGTCACCCGTGCCCTCGAATACCGCACCGCTCTTGAAGAGAATCAGAACTACCAGCTAAGCCTCGAGCAGGTCGTGCAGGCGCGCACCGAACTGCTCCAGCAGGCTATGGAAGACCTCGAGCACTCCTACGATATCACCCTCGAGGCCCTCGGCGATGCGCTCGATCTCAAAGACTCCGAGACCGAAGGCCACTCCAAGCGCGTCACCGCTTACACCATCGCACTCGCTCGGGCCATGGGAATCAAGCCCGCCGAGATCAAGGTGATTGCACGCGGCGCCTTCCTCCACGACATCGGCAAGATGGCCATCCCTGACGACATCCTGCGCAAGCCGGGCGCTCTCAGCCAGGAAGAGCAGGACGTCATGCGCGAGCACTGCACGCGCGGCTACCACATCCTGCGCAAGATTCCGTTCCTGAGCGAAGCTGCAGAAATCGTCTTCGCCCACCAGGAAAAATTCGATGGCACCGGCTATCCCAATGGCCTGAACGGCGCCGAAATACCCATCGGAGCCCGCATCTTCGCCGTCGCCGACGCGCTCGATGCCATCACCAGCGACCGGCCTTATCGCCGGGCGCGCAGCTTCGACGTGGCCCGCGAAGAAATCCTGCGCTGCTCCGGCACGCAATTCGATCCCGCCGTCGTCGAAGTGTTCCTCAAGATCCCCAACGAGCTTTGGCACGAACTGCGCAACGAGATCACCGGCCGGCACATGCGCTTCTCCACCTTCGATATCTCCCACGCGCCCATGCCGCGCAATCTCCCGCGCCCCGAAGCCGAAAAGAAAACCTCCTGA
- a CDS encoding DapH/DapD/GlmU-related protein has product MKKDHATEPAVAHEGSIAERVSDRIAAQSAAARRLLDSGVDIWRADTCVIDPEVEVAPGAVIEPYVQLLGKTKIGSGCFIRSFSVIENCTLADNVLVRQNCVLAESTISDGAKIGPFAHLRPGSEIGEDAHIGNFVETKKARLGKGAKANHLAYLGDSEVGEGTNIGAGVITCNYDGVHKHQTVIGKGCFVGSDSTLVAPVRLEDGAYVGAGSCITRDVPAGALAVARSRQVTREGWVEARKNRLCKSD; this is encoded by the coding sequence GTGAAGAAAGACCACGCAACAGAGCCCGCCGTGGCTCATGAAGGCAGCATCGCCGAACGCGTCTCGGACCGTATCGCCGCACAATCTGCCGCGGCCCGCCGGCTGCTCGACTCCGGGGTAGACATCTGGCGCGCCGACACCTGCGTCATCGATCCCGAAGTTGAGGTCGCGCCCGGAGCCGTCATCGAACCCTACGTGCAGCTCCTGGGCAAAACGAAAATCGGCTCCGGCTGCTTCATTCGGTCATTTTCGGTGATTGAGAACTGCACCCTCGCCGATAACGTACTCGTCCGCCAGAACTGCGTGCTCGCAGAGAGCACCATCTCTGACGGCGCAAAGATCGGACCCTTTGCGCACTTGCGCCCTGGCAGCGAAATCGGCGAAGACGCGCATATCGGCAACTTTGTCGAAACCAAAAAAGCGCGTCTCGGCAAGGGCGCTAAAGCCAATCATCTGGCCTACCTCGGCGACTCAGAGGTGGGCGAAGGAACCAACATAGGCGCCGGCGTCATTACCTGCAATTACGACGGCGTACATAAACATCAGACCGTGATTGGGAAGGGGTGCTTTGTGGGCAGCGATTCCACCCTCGTAGCGCCGGTGCGGCTGGAAGACGGCGCCTATGTCGGTGCCGGCTCCTGCATTACCCGCGATGTCCCCGCCGGTGCCTTGGCAGTCGCCCGGAGCCGGCAGGTAACCCGGGAAGGCTGGGTCGAAGCGCGCAAGAATCGCCTCTGCAAAAGCGATTAG
- a CDS encoding M16 family metallopeptidase, translating to MNKLPITHLAAKCLLAFATVGILVPAGAQQSKPWEKIPIPPLKEFKPKQPKRIELKNGIIIFLQEDHELPFVSGTILIPGGSRDEDPAKVGLVSLYGETWRTSGTAKMSGDQMDDLLESKAAHIETAGGSESTSLSWDSLKGDSDQVFSLVMDLLLHPKFDLQKLQLAQQQAATAIVRRNDDETEIASREATKLVYGPNSPYARQAELKTIGAVTVQDLQAWHDKTIGNKLIVGVGGDFDSATMAAKLTAAFEPFAHVKPASKRDDEFHSPNQAVYFINKQNVNQSNIQIVGLGTDRRNPDVPSIAIMNDILGGGFASRLFQTVRTKLGLAYAVGGGMGFAYDHPATFDVEVLTKSASTVDATKAALDEIASMNSRPFTEEELKRSKDDILNTFLFRYDTPEKVLSESIRLEFYGYPPDYLQTYEAALRKVTVADLTAAAKKYIHPEKLAILVVGNQSEIQPGLDALKLGPVKTIDITIPGAPKGGMGPGEGPGGDQQ from the coding sequence ATGAACAAGCTCCCCATCACACATCTCGCTGCCAAATGCCTCCTCGCCTTCGCCACTGTCGGCATCCTTGTTCCTGCCGGCGCACAGCAATCCAAGCCGTGGGAAAAGATCCCCATCCCTCCGCTCAAGGAGTTCAAGCCCAAGCAGCCGAAGCGCATCGAGCTCAAGAACGGCATCATCATCTTCCTCCAGGAAGACCACGAGCTGCCCTTCGTCTCCGGAACCATCCTCATCCCTGGCGGCTCGCGCGATGAAGACCCAGCCAAGGTCGGCCTCGTCTCGCTCTACGGCGAAACATGGCGCACCAGCGGCACCGCCAAAATGTCGGGCGATCAGATGGACGACCTGCTCGAATCCAAAGCCGCGCACATCGAGACCGCCGGCGGGAGCGAGTCCACTTCCCTCTCATGGGACTCGCTCAAGGGCGACTCCGACCAGGTCTTTTCCCTCGTCATGGACCTGCTCCTCCATCCCAAATTCGACCTGCAGAAGCTCCAGCTTGCCCAGCAGCAGGCAGCCACTGCCATCGTTCGCCGCAACGACGACGAAACCGAGATCGCCAGCCGCGAAGCCACCAAGCTCGTCTACGGCCCCAACAGCCCTTACGCGCGTCAGGCCGAGCTCAAGACCATCGGCGCAGTCACCGTGCAGGACCTCCAGGCCTGGCACGACAAGACCATCGGCAACAAACTCATCGTCGGCGTCGGCGGCGATTTCGACTCCGCAACCATGGCGGCCAAGCTCACCGCCGCCTTCGAGCCCTTCGCGCACGTCAAGCCCGCCTCCAAGCGCGATGACGAGTTCCACTCGCCCAATCAGGCCGTCTACTTCATCAACAAGCAGAACGTAAACCAGTCCAACATCCAGATCGTCGGCCTCGGCACCGACCGCCGCAACCCCGACGTGCCGTCCATCGCCATCATGAACGACATCCTCGGCGGCGGATTCGCCAGCCGTCTATTCCAGACCGTCCGCACCAAGCTCGGCCTGGCCTACGCCGTCGGCGGCGGCATGGGCTTCGCCTATGACCACCCAGCCACCTTCGACGTTGAAGTGCTCACCAAGAGCGCCTCCACCGTCGACGCCACCAAAGCGGCGCTAGACGAGATCGCCAGCATGAACTCTCGGCCGTTTACAGAAGAAGAGCTGAAGCGCTCCAAAGACGACATTCTCAACACCTTCCTCTTCCGCTACGACACTCCGGAGAAAGTGCTCTCCGAAAGCATCCGCCTCGAGTTCTATGGCTACCCGCCCGACTACCTCCAGACTTACGAGGCCGCTCTGCGCAAGGTGACCGTCGCCGACCTCACCGCGGCTGCCAAAAAGTACATCCACCCCGAGAAACTCGCCATTCTTGTTGTCGGCAATCAATCCGAGATCCAGCCCGGCCTCGACGCCCTGAAGCTCGGCCCCGTCAAGACCATCGACATCACCATTCCCGGCGCGCCCAAAGGCGGCATGGGCCCAGGCGAAGGGCCCGGAGGAGATCAGCAGTGA